A single genomic interval of Pieris rapae chromosome 23, ilPieRapa1.1, whole genome shotgun sequence harbors:
- the LOC123690296 gene encoding vegetative cell wall protein gp1-like, with amino-acid sequence MGCSFNWTILYLSLLVWGAVQSQNCAAQRYQVDNLDPNSGSSRSQLMNTLLTVAAANGVLPELLPVIQPSLPESKDTPKTLNLIQLSPNQRSEEPPVRKPVAPSNQPIVTPLRATPYPFYNIPLQTTFTPRLTPSPVVPASQTVESPYQVPPSAGIQAIPATWKANRSDWLQEPPMPANLQITPPAFIANERKEEMPAQFPIDYDSPPMNLQINLPSQNPPQITVVSASPRAPEALPSPYPYHPPIIIDRGDSLNSILPIMLVALIANDRDNCGCNCCCPCSKNVVPIPYPIPFPVNSPVVTNSRSNKSSNDDDKER; translated from the exons ATGGGCTGTTCATTTAATTGGACAATATTGTATCTCAGTTTATTGGTTTGG gGTGCAGTTCAAAGTCAGAACTGCGCGGCGCAAAGATATCAAGTTGATAATCTGGATCCTAACTCTGGTTCATCAAGGTCTCAATTGATGAATACGCTCCTAACAGTTGCTGCTGCAAATGGAGTACTACCCGAATTGCTACCAGTTATCCAACCATCACTACCTGAATCCAAGGATACGCCGAAAACGTTGAATTTGATCCAATTGTCACCAAATCAGAGATCTGAAGAGCCACCAGTTAGGAAACCCGTAGCACCGAGTAATCAACCTATTGTAACACCATTAAGAGCAACGCCTTAcccattttataatataccacTACAGACGACATTCACGCCTAGACTGACACCATCCCCTGTGGTGCCAGCATCTCAGACTGTAGAAAGTCCATACCAAGTTCCACCAAGCGCCGGTATTCAAGCAATACCCGCGACCTGGAAAGCGAACAGATCCGATTGGCTCCAAGAACCGCCCATGCCTGCAAATCTGCAAATCACTCCACCAGCATTTATAGCAAACGAGAGGAAAGAAGAAATGCCAGCTCAGTTTCCAATTGATTATGATTCTCCACCCATGAACCTGCAAATCAATTTACCATCTCAAAATCCACCTCAAATTACTGTGGTTTCTGCGTCTCCTCGTGCACCAGAGGCTTTGCCAAGTCCCTATCCATACCACCCTCCCATCATTATCGACAGAGGAGACTCTTTAAACTCCATATTGCCGATAATGTTGGTTGCCTTGATAGCCAACGACAGAGATAATTGTGGGTGCAACTGCTGCTGTCCCTGTTCCAAGAATGTGGTACCGATACCTTATCCTATTCCATTTCCTGTAAACAGTCCTGTTGTCACAAATTCTAGATCTAATAAATCCAGCAATGATGACGACAAAGAGCgatag